In Rhodobacter xanthinilyticus, a single window of DNA contains:
- a CDS encoding YcbK family protein, producing the protein MPTLTYPHWRDVPASAWRWPNFSAAEIACRGTGAIKINTEAMDKLQALRDRLGKPLIIRSAYRSPEHNQAVGGAPASKHMQGTAFDIAMSNHDPAAFEAAARAVGFLGFGYYPRSGFMHIDLGPARSWGDPFPARPVPFAPELTPAREVLSESRTLRGSGAAGAATVGAASVEVLQDILLETQSTIHPLVPYLDTLRWVLIAIALIGIAVTIHARLDDWKRGQR; encoded by the coding sequence ATGCCGACCCTGACTTACCCCCACTGGCGCGATGTGCCCGCGTCTGCATGGCGTTGGCCGAACTTCTCGGCCGCCGAGATCGCCTGCCGCGGCACCGGCGCGATCAAGATCAACACGGAAGCCATGGACAAGCTGCAGGCCCTGCGCGACCGGCTGGGCAAGCCGCTGATCATCCGCTCGGCCTATCGCAGCCCGGAACACAACCAAGCCGTGGGCGGGGCCCCGGCCTCGAAGCACATGCAGGGCACGGCCTTCGACATCGCCATGTCGAACCACGATCCTGCCGCCTTCGAGGCGGCGGCGCGGGCAGTGGGCTTCCTCGGCTTCGGCTATTACCCCCGTTCCGGCTTCATGCACATCGACCTCGGACCTGCCCGGTCCTGGGGCGATCCCTTCCCGGCGCGGCCCGTGCCCTTCGCGCCGGAACTGACGCCTGCGCGCGAAGTGCTGTCGGAAAGCCGCACGCTGCGCGGTAGTGGCGCGGCTGGGGCGGCCACCGTCGGCGCCGCCAGTGTTGAAGTGCTGCAGGACATCCTCCTGGAAACCCAGTCCACCATCCATCCATTGGTGCCCTACCTCGACACCTTGCGCTGGGTGCTGATCGCCATCGCGCTGATCGGCATCGCCGTCACGATCCATGCTCGGCTCGACGACTGGAAACGGGGCCAGCGGTGA
- a CDS encoding McrC family protein, whose protein sequence is MPYGDEEGCIPTHLAQRLFALAKASPFAGRGGGGVLKREDDRIKAQGVVGVLAVPGCTLEILPKIDVGEKEGSAQETREIRKRLVHMLAVALDLKIQTGRMTDLDWQRETLLEILIRIFCDKLTEAVRRGMPRRYTLHDDDLPTLRGSLDIPRQFTRHLANPGRLACRYDELSEDIALNRIMKATIAHLAGMSRNATNVQRLRELAFVYAEVAEVQLPALRWDDVVIDRTNSAWQELFGMAQLFLRNRYQTTSAGSGQGSALLFEMNALFEEYIGRLVTRALAGSEFRVTLQGGRLFCLTSVDDERAVFQTKPDILIKLGDQVAHVIDTKWKRISDRIDDPKQGVSQADVYQMMAYAHLYKAPRLTLLYPHHAGLGDEEGIRARFRVTGQETLLETASFDISAGADLLDRIRARILTGLEEMSPSLP, encoded by the coding sequence GTGCCCTATGGCGATGAGGAGGGATGCATTCCAACGCATCTTGCCCAGCGCCTTTTTGCACTGGCCAAGGCATCCCCCTTCGCCGGGCGTGGCGGCGGTGGTGTGCTGAAACGTGAGGATGATCGGATAAAGGCGCAGGGCGTGGTCGGCGTTCTGGCGGTGCCGGGCTGCACGCTGGAAATCCTGCCGAAGATCGATGTCGGCGAAAAGGAAGGATCGGCACAAGAGACGCGCGAAATCCGCAAGCGCCTTGTCCACATGCTGGCGGTGGCTCTCGACCTGAAGATACAGACCGGGCGCATGACCGACCTCGACTGGCAGCGCGAAACGCTGCTGGAAATCCTGATCCGCATCTTTTGCGACAAGCTGACCGAGGCGGTGCGACGGGGCATGCCGCGGCGCTACACCCTGCACGATGATGACCTGCCGACCTTGCGGGGATCGCTGGATATCCCGCGCCAGTTTACCCGCCATCTCGCAAACCCGGGCCGTCTCGCGTGCCGCTATGACGAGTTGTCCGAGGATATCGCCCTCAACCGCATCATGAAGGCGACCATCGCGCATCTGGCGGGCATGTCGCGCAACGCGACGAACGTCCAGCGCCTGCGGGAACTGGCCTTCGTCTATGCCGAGGTTGCGGAAGTGCAGCTCCCGGCCCTGCGGTGGGACGATGTTGTCATCGACCGCACCAACAGTGCTTGGCAGGAACTCTTTGGAATGGCGCAGCTGTTCCTGCGCAACCGGTACCAAACGACCAGTGCTGGGTCGGGGCAGGGATCGGCCCTGCTCTTCGAGATGAATGCCCTGTTCGAGGAGTACATCGGCCGTCTGGTGACGCGGGCGCTGGCGGGGTCCGAATTCCGCGTGACCCTGCAGGGTGGCCGCCTATTTTGTCTGACGTCGGTCGATGACGAACGTGCGGTTTTCCAGACCAAGCCCGACATCCTCATCAAGCTTGGCGATCAGGTTGCCCATGTGATCGACACCAAATGGAAGCGGATTTCCGACCGGATCGACGATCCGAAGCAAGGGGTCTCCCAAGCGGACGTCTATCAGATGATGGCTTATGCCCACCTCTACAAGGCCCCGCGGCTGACGCTGCTCTATCCCCACCACGCTGGCCTGGGCGACGAAGAGGGGATCCGTGCGCGGTTCCGGGTGACGGGGCAGGAAACACTGCTGGAAACTGCGAGCTTTGATATCTCCGCTGGCGCCGACTTGCTGGACCGCATTCGTGCTCGGATACTCACTGGCCTCGAAGAAATGTCCCCCTCACTCCCGTGA
- the pssA gene encoding CDP-diacylglycerol--serine O-phosphatidyltransferase, producing the protein MDTRERDQLPFLLLLPNLVTIAGMCLGLTSIRYAMVGRFETAVVLLVLAALIDGMDGLIARRLRATSDFGAELDSLSDFLCFAVAPGLLVYRFALGEANALGWVFVLVFAAAGCLRLARFNVMRGGAGDGKTHFTGVPAPAGAMMALLPVFLTLSGLFDARQAPFLTALWLGLVGLLMISRVPTLSPKAMRVPRWGVGVMLIGTATAMGLMFTRIWLLMLLLDLIYIATLLPGIWRMKGRILR; encoded by the coding sequence ATGGATACCCGCGAGCGCGACCAGCTTCCCTTCCTGCTTTTGCTGCCCAACCTGGTGACGATCGCCGGGATGTGCCTCGGGCTGACCTCGATCCGCTATGCGATGGTGGGGCGGTTCGAGACGGCGGTGGTGCTGCTCGTGCTCGCCGCGCTGATCGACGGGATGGACGGGCTGATCGCGCGGCGCCTGCGCGCCACCTCGGATTTCGGCGCCGAGCTCGACAGCCTCTCCGATTTCCTCTGCTTTGCGGTGGCGCCGGGGCTTCTGGTCTATCGCTTCGCGCTCGGCGAGGCGAATGCGCTCGGCTGGGTCTTCGTGCTGGTCTTCGCGGCGGCGGGTTGCCTGCGGCTTGCGCGGTTCAACGTGATGCGCGGCGGCGCCGGCGACGGCAAGACCCATTTCACCGGCGTGCCCGCGCCCGCCGGCGCGATGATGGCGCTCTTGCCGGTGTTCCTCACCCTCTCGGGGCTGTTCGATGCGCGCCAGGCGCCGTTTCTCACCGCGCTCTGGCTCGGCCTCGTCGGGCTCTTGATGATCTCGCGCGTTCCGACGCTCTCGCCCAAGGCGATGCGGGTGCCGCGCTGGGGGGTGGGGGTGATGCTGATCGGCACCGCCACCGCGATGGGGCTGATGTTCACCCGGATCTGGCTGCTGATGCTGCTGCTCGATCTGATCTATATCGCGACCCTCCTGCCGGGGATCTGGCGGATGAAGGGGCGGATCCTGCGCTGA
- a CDS encoding DUF2793 domain-containing protein — MSDTTTHLGLPYLLAAQAQKHVTHNEALRLLDAMVQLSVLDRTRTAPPASPADGNRHLVASGATGLWAGWDLNVAFWVDGAWIRLVPRTGWLVWVAAEGLFLVWTGSVWGVVGEPRDVSDAVFSLVNDADPTKKATFSLAGISTGTTRSFTLPNTSSELAILAGTQTFTGNKTFSGTLTASGTVTVSAASASIGTATTTATYGMGTGATTTGVTKTVNLGTGGASGSTTVVNIGSATAGAGGTTVVNTPTVTFANAVTQVGMPQANLTAQLLGLGGATADSYNRVSVNTPALLFNNVGAGIEATVNKAAAGNDAAFAFKTGFSARALIGLLGNDDFSFKVSPDGSTFFDAIRIDRTSGQVELPQPTVLPGLAAAPTPPPSGKASVYARNRAGAPWIDVMRPSGRDFPLQPHFGVNRIANWSPSVSTTITTEGLPITSVGTVSHPTLAATNLAASMRRWRLTSAAVVDSVADQRSAGWACWRGNAAGLGGWTFVTRISLTTLQATGMGFFGLYGSTAALATTQTLAAAINCIGIGFQRGTHTRWQLVANDGTGAPTLTDMGASFAIATGGVLTLFIAAPPNGSSVWVRVVDEVSGAVFEQEITADLPAATQFLSPRLFLNTGATAAAVAYDCAGVYLETDF, encoded by the coding sequence ATGTCCGACACCACGACCCATCTGGGCCTGCCGTATCTTCTGGCCGCCCAGGCGCAGAAGCACGTCACCCACAACGAGGCGCTGCGCCTGCTCGACGCCATGGTGCAGCTCTCGGTCCTCGACCGCACGCGCACCGCGCCCCCGGCCAGCCCGGCCGACGGCAACCGCCATCTGGTGGCCTCCGGCGCGACCGGCCTCTGGGCTGGGTGGGACTTGAACGTGGCCTTCTGGGTTGACGGCGCGTGGATCCGGCTTGTGCCGCGCACCGGCTGGCTGGTCTGGGTCGCGGCCGAGGGGCTGTTTCTCGTCTGGACGGGCAGCGTCTGGGGGGTCGTGGGCGAGCCGCGCGACGTCTCCGATGCCGTGTTCAGCCTGGTGAACGATGCGGACCCAACGAAGAAGGCGACATTCTCGCTGGCGGGGATCAGCACCGGCACCACGCGGAGTTTCACCCTGCCCAACACCTCCTCTGAACTGGCAATCCTTGCAGGCACCCAGACCTTCACGGGCAACAAGACGTTTTCGGGGACTCTGACCGCCTCGGGCACGGTCACCGTCTCGGCAGCGTCCGCCAGTATCGGGACGGCCACGACGACCGCGACCTACGGAATGGGCACCGGGGCGACGACCACCGGCGTCACCAAGACCGTGAACCTCGGCACCGGCGGCGCCTCCGGATCGACCACGGTCGTGAACATCGGCTCTGCGACGGCTGGCGCAGGCGGCACGACGGTGGTGAACACGCCCACGGTCACCTTCGCCAATGCGGTCACGCAGGTCGGCATGCCGCAGGCGAACCTGACAGCTCAGCTTCTCGGCCTCGGCGGGGCCACGGCGGACAGTTACAACCGGGTTTCGGTCAACACTCCGGCACTGCTGTTCAACAACGTAGGCGCAGGCATCGAGGCCACCGTCAACAAGGCGGCCGCCGGAAACGATGCAGCTTTCGCCTTCAAGACCGGGTTTTCGGCGCGGGCGCTGATTGGCTTGCTCGGCAACGACGATTTCAGCTTCAAGGTCAGCCCTGACGGATCCACGTTCTTCGACGCGATCCGGATCGACCGCACCAGCGGCCAAGTGGAACTGCCGCAGCCGACGGTATTGCCGGGACTGGCGGCCGCGCCAACCCCGCCGCCCTCAGGCAAGGCATCGGTCTATGCCCGCAACCGCGCCGGAGCGCCGTGGATCGACGTCATGCGTCCCTCGGGACGGGACTTCCCCTTGCAGCCGCACTTCGGGGTGAACCGGATCGCAAACTGGTCGCCCTCGGTCAGCACCACGATCACGACCGAAGGCCTGCCGATCACCTCGGTCGGCACCGTCTCGCACCCGACCCTCGCCGCGACGAACCTCGCCGCCTCGATGCGGCGCTGGCGTCTGACCTCGGCGGCCGTCGTGGACTCGGTCGCCGACCAGCGCTCCGCAGGCTGGGCCTGCTGGCGCGGCAACGCGGCGGGCTTGGGCGGCTGGACCTTCGTCACCAGGATTTCGCTCACGACACTGCAGGCGACGGGCATGGGCTTCTTCGGCCTCTACGGTTCAACGGCAGCCCTTGCCACCACCCAGACACTGGCCGCAGCCATCAACTGCATTGGCATCGGCTTCCAGCGCGGGACGCACACCCGTTGGCAACTGGTCGCGAATGACGGCACCGGGGCGCCGACGCTCACCGACATGGGCGCGAGTTTCGCCATAGCGACGGGCGGGGTGCTGACCCTGTTCATCGCGGCCCCGCCGAATGGGTCATCCGTCTGGGTGCGCGTGGTCGATGAAGTGTCTGGCGCGGTCTTTGAGCAGGAGATCACCGCTGACCTGCCCGCCGCGACGCAGTTCCTGTCGCCGCGGCTGTTCCTGAACACCGGCGCGACGGCCGCCGCCGTCGCCTACGACTGCGCCGGTGTCTACCTCGAAACTGATTTCTGA
- a CDS encoding McrB family protein has product MKQDEFRKWLVAQGQTDATASSRVSSAKRVEQYLGDLDELFAQEDRDSILNRFAYTAEDERADRPNPSPVPIDGVLRTGLASLQQALKLYHSFLTEQSNVPDKAEHKALVDCLTRKEIDAAMRECDSLGLKAFLARGGFASPQVWVSDEGNEQSYPAKATVAAAVGHLPDGRALAAKEFFNGFGEAQSFAKLEALGYEILRKGANGGDEAFSRDRIEGAMDAYDQFRTSGAHADAFSSFGTPSEYWVRSTRPRQDRRFPTKPIVGYLLSKASNALTGGWSQPHDAAARLHAAGYIIVDQDDVPLPLPEQYTHLMRGADRVRLVALNYYIAPAREADMSSVAIRARDVARDISEQDAFPTICSALGGKKFKDMAGYSTLQSTTPNPSSTTTFTFTLDTGDKEGNAMADSEARSQDQFAWTAVKTTNLILYGPPGTGKTYQTAWEAVRLCLGEDVAAGLSGEKNRDRLMAEYRRLMSEGRIEFVTFHQSMSYEEFVEGLRPAVDGEVPSENSAGFRLEPVAGIFQRVARRAEASARDVASHRQDADATAGMPDAQEPDVAPSAPPATEATDNNDFQPQRALEKGLFTVGQLPPVRDGTFRKLAQDVAQQLAEEHPQGFSLQQYREALVRAGRETGIEPTGGWEKHNMPTWASHPDQAWLVPADATSATAAVRNPPMDGDLQTSGATVRVEQGTASAHVLIIDEINRANISKVFGELITLLEPDKRLGRRDEIQLTLPYSKKPFGVPPNLHIIGTMNTADRSIALLDTALRRRFTFKELMPNPSVLSPNVGGINLQKLLATINDRIEYLFDREHQIGHAYFTGCKSAEEVEVVMRHKVIPLLSEYFYEDWSKVAAVLGDGPQGPSRFLEARRLTAPPGIADDDFSGERLRWRVKEAFDFSEFKA; this is encoded by the coding sequence ATGAAGCAGGACGAGTTCCGGAAGTGGTTGGTTGCGCAGGGGCAAACGGATGCGACTGCTTCGTCGCGCGTGAGCAGTGCCAAGCGCGTGGAGCAGTATCTGGGCGATCTAGATGAGTTGTTCGCGCAGGAGGATAGGGACAGCATCCTCAACCGGTTTGCCTACACGGCCGAGGATGAACGCGCAGACCGCCCCAACCCGTCACCCGTCCCCATCGATGGTGTCTTGCGCACGGGGCTGGCCAGCCTCCAGCAGGCCCTGAAACTCTACCATTCCTTCCTGACCGAACAGTCCAATGTGCCCGACAAGGCAGAACACAAGGCATTGGTCGACTGCCTGACCCGCAAGGAGATCGATGCGGCGATGCGGGAGTGTGATAGCTTGGGCCTTAAGGCCTTCCTCGCCCGCGGTGGCTTTGCCAGCCCTCAGGTCTGGGTCAGCGACGAGGGCAATGAGCAGTCCTATCCGGCGAAGGCGACTGTCGCAGCAGCTGTGGGGCATCTTCCCGATGGTCGTGCTCTCGCGGCCAAGGAATTCTTCAACGGTTTTGGGGAGGCGCAATCCTTCGCCAAACTCGAGGCTCTTGGGTATGAGATCCTTCGCAAGGGTGCCAATGGCGGAGATGAAGCCTTCTCTCGCGACCGGATCGAGGGTGCGATGGACGCCTACGACCAGTTCCGCACGTCCGGTGCCCATGCCGATGCGTTCTCAAGCTTCGGCACGCCATCCGAGTATTGGGTGCGGTCGACCCGCCCGCGCCAGGACAGGCGCTTTCCGACAAAGCCGATTGTAGGGTACCTGCTGTCCAAGGCGTCAAACGCACTCACTGGCGGATGGAGTCAGCCACATGATGCGGCCGCACGTCTCCACGCGGCAGGCTACATTATTGTCGATCAAGACGACGTACCACTGCCGCTGCCAGAGCAGTACACCCACCTGATGCGCGGGGCAGACCGCGTGCGTTTGGTCGCACTCAATTACTACATCGCACCTGCCCGCGAAGCTGACATGTCTTCAGTGGCCATCCGTGCGCGGGACGTAGCTCGCGACATTTCCGAGCAAGATGCCTTTCCGACAATTTGCAGCGCCTTGGGTGGCAAGAAGTTCAAAGACATGGCGGGCTACTCAACGCTTCAGTCGACTACGCCCAATCCGTCCAGCACGACGACTTTCACATTCACCCTCGATACCGGGGACAAAGAGGGTAACGCGATGGCAGATTCAGAAGCCCGCTCGCAGGACCAATTTGCCTGGACGGCGGTCAAGACGACCAACCTGATCCTCTACGGACCTCCCGGCACCGGCAAGACTTACCAGACGGCGTGGGAGGCGGTTCGCCTCTGTCTGGGCGAGGACGTCGCCGCTGGCCTCTCAGGTGAAAAGAACCGCGACCGGCTGATGGCGGAATACCGGCGCTTGATGTCCGAGGGCCGGATCGAGTTCGTGACCTTCCACCAGTCGATGTCATACGAGGAATTCGTCGAGGGGTTGAGGCCCGCTGTTGACGGAGAGGTGCCGTCGGAAAACAGTGCAGGCTTTCGACTTGAACCTGTTGCCGGGATTTTCCAGCGAGTTGCTCGGCGTGCAGAGGCCAGTGCAAGGGATGTTGCGAGCCACCGGCAGGATGCAGATGCAACTGCAGGGATGCCTGATGCCCAAGAGCCGGATGTCGCTCCGTCTGCACCGCCCGCGACAGAAGCCACAGACAACAATGATTTTCAGCCCCAACGCGCCTTGGAAAAAGGCCTGTTCACCGTGGGGCAATTGCCGCCTGTGCGCGATGGCACCTTCCGAAAACTTGCCCAGGATGTCGCGCAACAGCTGGCGGAGGAACACCCGCAGGGTTTCTCCCTCCAGCAATATCGTGAAGCCCTCGTGCGAGCAGGTCGAGAGACGGGTATTGAGCCGACCGGTGGTTGGGAAAAACACAACATGCCCACATGGGCTAGTCATCCGGACCAGGCTTGGTTGGTGCCTGCAGACGCGACTTCCGCAACTGCCGCGGTGCGGAACCCTCCAATGGATGGCGACTTGCAGACGTCGGGCGCCACGGTCAGGGTTGAGCAGGGTACCGCATCTGCGCATGTCCTGATCATCGACGAGATCAACCGGGCCAACATCTCGAAAGTCTTCGGCGAACTGATCACGCTCCTGGAACCGGACAAGCGCCTCGGGCGGCGCGACGAAATCCAGCTGACCTTGCCCTACTCGAAGAAGCCCTTCGGCGTGCCGCCCAATCTGCACATCATCGGCACCATGAACACGGCCGACCGCTCGATTGCGCTGCTGGATACGGCCCTGCGCCGTCGGTTTACCTTCAAGGAACTGATGCCGAACCCCTCAGTCCTGTCCCCGAATGTCGGCGGGATCAACCTGCAGAAGCTGCTGGCCACGATCAACGATCGCATCGAGTATCTCTTCGACCGCGAACACCAGATCGGGCACGCCTATTTCACTGGTTGCAAGTCTGCCGAAGAGGTCGAGGTCGTCATGCGGCACAAGGTCATTCCGCTTCTGTCCGAATATTTCTACGAGGATTGGTCGAAGGTCGCCGCTGTTCTGGGCGATGGCCCGCAGGGGCCGTCCCGGTTTCTGGAGGCGCGCCGCCTGACTGCGCCGCCGGGAATTGCCGATGATGATTTCAGCGGCGAGCGGCTGCGCTGGCGCGTGAAGGAAGCATTCGACTTCTCCGAGTTCAAAGCCTGA